In the genome of Candidatus Nitrospira nitrosa, one region contains:
- a CDS encoding archease — protein sequence MHSYQFLDDIAVADLAFKAEGDSVEELFRAATDALLETLADPSTVAMTWERRIEHVCGALDELLFEWLSDLVYWKDAAGVVFHEANLSVVQKGTTWTLAAVLRGAPVDQTTQILHNDVKGVTKHLYEVKQQGMRWYAQVVVDV from the coding sequence ATGCATTCGTATCAATTTCTTGACGATATTGCGGTAGCGGACCTGGCCTTCAAAGCGGAAGGCGATTCTGTGGAGGAGTTGTTTCGCGCAGCGACTGATGCGCTGTTGGAAACATTGGCCGATCCTTCAACGGTGGCAATGACATGGGAGCGTAGGATTGAACACGTATGCGGAGCTCTGGACGAGCTGCTCTTTGAATGGCTCTCGGATCTGGTGTATTGGAAAGACGCGGCGGGGGTGGTGTTTCACGAAGCAAACCTTTCCGTGGTTCAGAAAGGCACCACATGGACGCTTGCTGCTGTACTACGAGGCGCTCCCGTGGATCAGACAACTCAGATACTCCACAATGATGTGAAGGGTGTGACGAAGCATCTGTATGAAGTGAAACAGCAGGGAATGCGCTGGTATGCTCAGGTGGTGGTCGACGTATGA
- a CDS encoding M24 family metallopeptidase, translating into MKRSTISQPDVATLFIAASEQDSNLYYATRFIAPDPFIYLEIRGERVMVMSDLEMDRARSEASVDRVLSYSEVEQKAKKQGIKAPTAVDIVHVVLKESKIRRLSVPASFPVIHAARLQERGYSLKPKLELFYEQRVMKTPDEVRHIEAAQRATEEAVTAAHAMLRRAEIKGTQLWLDGQAVTSERVKKFINVKLMELDCIAQHTIVAGGEQACDPHNEGSGPLPAHRSIIFDVFPRSATSRYFADMSRTVIRGTASPELKRLYSTVKDAQEEAITKIKDGADGMKIHQGICTRFEKAGYKTGLVNGRMQGYFHGTGHGVGLDIHEAPRISRTGSLLQEGHVVTVEPGLYYPGLGAVRIEDMVLVTKDGCRNLTNFPKQFVLD; encoded by the coding sequence ATGAAACGCAGTACTATCTCCCAGCCAGACGTTGCGACGCTGTTCATTGCTGCGAGTGAACAGGATTCGAATTTGTATTACGCCACCCGCTTCATAGCTCCCGACCCCTTCATCTATCTTGAAATCAGAGGCGAACGGGTGATGGTGATGAGCGATCTGGAAATGGATCGCGCCCGGTCCGAGGCATCGGTGGATCGAGTGTTGTCATATTCTGAAGTCGAGCAGAAGGCCAAGAAACAGGGCATCAAAGCTCCGACAGCCGTCGATATCGTGCATGTGGTCTTAAAGGAGTCGAAGATTCGACGCCTGTCGGTGCCGGCGAGTTTTCCAGTCATCCATGCCGCTCGGTTGCAGGAGCGTGGCTATAGTCTGAAACCGAAGTTGGAACTGTTCTATGAGCAACGTGTGATGAAGACGCCGGACGAAGTCCGCCATATCGAAGCCGCGCAGCGGGCTACGGAGGAAGCTGTGACCGCTGCTCATGCCATGTTACGCCGGGCCGAAATTAAGGGGACGCAACTCTGGCTGGATGGTCAGGCGGTGACCTCCGAGCGGGTGAAAAAGTTCATCAATGTGAAGCTCATGGAACTGGACTGTATCGCTCAGCATACGATCGTGGCGGGTGGGGAGCAGGCCTGTGATCCCCACAATGAAGGGAGCGGGCCGTTACCCGCTCATCGCAGTATTATTTTTGACGTATTCCCTCGCTCTGCCACGAGTCGCTACTTCGCCGATATGTCGCGCACAGTCATACGGGGGACAGCGAGCCCTGAGCTCAAGCGCCTGTATAGCACGGTGAAAGATGCACAGGAAGAAGCCATCACGAAAATCAAGGATGGCGCTGACGGGATGAAGATCCATCAAGGTATCTGTACACGGTTCGAGAAGGCAGGTTACAAGACAGGTTTGGTGAATGGACGTATGCAAGGGTATTTTCACGGGACCGGGCATGGGGTGGGGCTGGATATTCATGAAGCGCCTCGTATCAGCCGAACGGGTTCACTCCTCCAGGAAGGGCATGTGGTCACGGTCGAACCAGGACTGTACTATCCTGGTTTGGGCGCGGTTCGCATTGAAGACATGGTGCTGGTGACGAAGGACGGCTGCCGCAATCTGACAAATTTCCCGAAGCAATTCGTGCTCGACTAG
- a CDS encoding PilZ domain-containing protein gives MEQRKDSRFPVGFRSSFSSANSMSGDGMLTELSIRGCRVRSLVEVNPGTVLQLRVHVSDRESPIVISHAIVRWYRDSSFGCEFVNLGAEEWARLRAVTTELEKEPYQKMQDDNEAA, from the coding sequence ATGGAACAACGGAAAGATAGCCGATTCCCTGTTGGGTTTCGGAGCTCATTCAGTTCGGCGAACAGCATGTCAGGGGATGGGATGTTGACTGAACTATCTATCCGAGGATGTCGCGTCCGTAGTTTAGTAGAGGTGAATCCAGGGACGGTTCTTCAGCTGAGAGTTCACGTTTCAGACCGTGAATCCCCCATCGTGATCTCTCACGCGATCGTTCGATGGTATCGAGATAGTAGCTTTGGATGTGAGTTTGTGAATCTCGGGGCGGAGGAATGGGCCCGGCTTCGTGCGGTGACGACGGAGTTGGAGAAAGAACCCTACCAGAAGATGCAAGACGACAACGAGGCTGCATAA
- a CDS encoding putative bifunctional diguanylate cyclase/phosphodiesterase, whose amino-acid sequence MPGVDETRTAVILVVDDEEMVRLFVREALKQAGFEVCEASNGVHALEQFAARRPDLIIMDVVMPVMDGFAACMKLRESVEGKRVPILVMTALDDEDSIGRAYAYGATDFIAKPTNATILGHRVRYMLRGSLTLNALLRSEARLGLAQRIAKIGNWEWHPSTGRFLVSPELCRLMGIRSQDFRETKDAFLDMVHVDDRDLVDRALQSILAERKPCDIDHRIVFQHGGEFTVNLQAEAVFDDQLKILTIVGTAKDISERKRSEREIHRLAYYDSLTGLPNRVLFKDRVTQALAHARRYHSTLAVLFLDLDRFKVINDTLGHNIGDLLLKQVADRLAESVRHSDSISRSVEKGEAHELARLGGDEFTVLLTNIQQVQDAGVVARRILESLSQSFLIDGHEISVTTSVGIAIFPTDGESVDQLLKSSDVAMYQAKERGRNNAQFYSATMNSMAADRLEMENDLRKALDHHELTVYYQPQIDIRSNRIVGAEALVRWHHPLRGLLMPAVFLPVANETGMIRKLDEAVLGMACRQGKAWQDAGYLPIRMSVNVSNSFFHGASLVNAVSRALEETRLDPEFLELELTESIAMRHVETSIEMLQELRAMGIRLSIDDFGTGYSSLSHLQRFPLNMLKIDQSFTYDVPHNAANVSISRAIISLAHSMNLTVLVEGVENEEQLKMFRDQGCDQAQGHYFGRPMSAEEFVQRLTRVDTRAPGRQAA is encoded by the coding sequence ATGCCAGGGGTAGATGAGACAAGGACAGCCGTCATCCTCGTGGTCGATGATGAGGAGATGGTCAGATTATTCGTGCGCGAGGCCTTGAAACAGGCTGGGTTTGAGGTGTGCGAAGCCTCAAATGGAGTACATGCCTTAGAACAGTTTGCCGCGAGGCGTCCCGATCTGATCATCATGGACGTAGTCATGCCTGTGATGGATGGATTTGCCGCTTGTATGAAGCTGCGTGAGTCGGTGGAAGGGAAGCGCGTGCCGATTCTGGTGATGACGGCGCTGGATGATGAGGACTCGATTGGTCGTGCCTATGCGTACGGCGCCACGGATTTCATCGCCAAACCAACGAATGCGACCATCTTGGGGCATCGAGTTCGGTATATGCTGCGCGGGAGTCTCACGCTCAACGCACTTCTGCGGAGCGAGGCGCGGCTGGGTTTGGCGCAGCGGATTGCCAAGATCGGCAATTGGGAATGGCATCCCTCCACGGGGCGGTTTTTGGTGTCTCCGGAACTCTGTCGGTTGATGGGCATTCGATCACAAGATTTTCGAGAAACGAAAGACGCATTTCTCGATATGGTGCATGTGGATGATCGCGATCTCGTGGACCGAGCGCTGCAATCGATTCTTGCCGAACGGAAGCCTTGTGATATTGATCACCGGATCGTCTTTCAACACGGGGGTGAGTTTACGGTGAATCTACAGGCTGAGGCGGTCTTCGACGATCAGCTAAAAATACTGACGATTGTGGGGACGGCCAAGGATATCAGTGAACGAAAGCGCTCCGAGCGAGAAATCCACCGGCTGGCCTATTACGACAGTCTCACGGGGTTGCCGAATCGTGTCTTATTTAAAGATCGCGTCACACAAGCGCTTGCTCATGCACGTCGCTATCACTCAACGCTCGCAGTCTTGTTTCTTGATCTGGACCGGTTCAAGGTCATTAACGATACGCTAGGTCATAACATTGGTGATCTGTTGTTGAAGCAGGTTGCGGATCGCTTGGCAGAGTCTGTCAGGCACAGCGATTCCATCAGTCGGTCGGTCGAGAAGGGCGAGGCCCATGAATTAGCCCGCTTGGGAGGGGACGAGTTTACGGTCTTGTTGACGAACATCCAACAGGTTCAGGATGCCGGGGTGGTTGCCCGACGTATCCTAGAATCGCTGTCGCAATCGTTTTTGATCGATGGCCATGAGATTTCGGTCACCACCAGTGTGGGGATTGCGATCTTTCCGACCGATGGAGAGTCCGTGGATCAACTCCTGAAGAGTTCCGATGTCGCCATGTACCAGGCGAAGGAACGAGGTCGGAACAATGCACAATTTTACTCGGCGACCATGAACTCCATGGCTGCGGATCGGCTTGAGATGGAAAATGACCTGCGAAAGGCGTTGGACCATCATGAACTGACCGTGTATTACCAGCCGCAGATAGATATCCGAAGCAACAGAATCGTGGGTGCCGAAGCATTAGTGCGATGGCATCATCCTCTGCGTGGCTTGCTGATGCCTGCCGTGTTTCTTCCTGTCGCCAATGAGACGGGCATGATCCGAAAGCTGGACGAAGCCGTACTGGGTATGGCCTGCCGGCAAGGAAAGGCTTGGCAAGATGCTGGTTATCTCCCTATTCGAATGTCGGTCAACGTCTCCAATTCTTTCTTTCATGGGGCCTCGTTGGTGAACGCCGTGTCACGAGCCTTGGAAGAGACCAGGCTTGACCCGGAATTTCTTGAGTTGGAGTTGACCGAGTCAATCGCCATGCGACATGTCGAAACGTCCATTGAGATGCTGCAGGAACTGAGGGCGATGGGTATTCGACTGTCGATCGATGATTTTGGAACCGGTTATTCCTCCTTGAGTCACTTACAACGGTTTCCCTTGAATATGCTCAAAATCGATCAATCATTCACGTACGATGTGCCGCACAACGCCGCCAATGTTTCAATCTCCCGCGCGATTATCTCTCTTGCGCATAGTATGAACCTCACGGTGTTGGTCGAGGGGGTCGAAAACGAAGAGCAGTTGAAGATGTTTCGTGATCAGGGGTGTGATCAAGCGCAAGGCCATTACTTCGGGCGTCCAATGTCGGCAGAAGAATTTGTGCAACGGCTTACTCGTGTTGATACCCGCGCGCCCGGAAGACAGGCGGCATAG
- a CDS encoding response regulator produces the protein MWRSFKYWPIEKKLTGLGLLSTGLALLIVIVVFVINDRLSVRSTIEGRMAALADVIGTNSTAALSFRDQKAASETLAALRQEPHIVSAFTIDGDQNIFATYTSPMHAGSTSSSLQILNSIELVTARQSHIVDGYLEVLTPIFFDGQRIGWILLRSDLKELDERLKRSVGIAIVILFVSGLFALFISGKLQRIITVPLLHLVATMREVSEKKDYSLRAASLSTHDEIDVLSNGLNAMLAQIQIQHEQLAQHREELETKVTERTRDLVEAKNTAEAASVAKSQFLANMSHEIRTPMNGVLGMTELLLTTQLNQRQRHMVDSVHRSGTALLGIINDILDFSKIEAGKLELDQIQFDLRQTIEEAVDLFSKPAGEKRLELTCFIPAETPHTVVGDPMRLRQVLLNLLSNAVKFTERGEVSLRIHCLSKKAEQVTLKCEVQDTGIGISEEARRRLFAAFSQADGSTTRRFGGTGLGLAIAKQLVHLMGGEVGLESVPGQGSTFWFTMQLKYEARHQPSDATAAQSLAGIRILIVDDNATNRFILESQLKTWGAEPISAASATAALEQLNQAAIERKPIDMAILDIHMPDIDGIMLSRMIKTNPLFSHIPLLALSSVDQESSTDETAGGSTFFAWLRKPARQSLLRECLLRQRYALPDTGPLTKELEPRPAIIGGHLLLAEDNPVNREVAVGMLELLGCRVDIAEHGRQAVEAVSKRRYDLVLMDCQMPEMDGFAATAAIRRHEQSTGAGRHVPIIALTANAMEGDREKCVAAGMDDYLSKPFSQAGLQAAIRRWMDTRPTDSLPSHPTLSKQRTSTTSTEIPVIDEAVWENLLAMERAGRSDALHKILSLYLLDSKRLMGVLQAAIQTGNEAALRDGAHQLKSSSAQVGALAASVQAGEIERLARQQQLDAAADLLGPLNESVELACKVFIAKMQARAA, from the coding sequence ATGTGGCGTTCCTTTAAGTACTGGCCAATCGAAAAAAAGCTGACCGGCCTGGGACTACTGTCTACCGGCCTGGCCCTGCTCATCGTCATCGTGGTGTTCGTCATCAACGATCGACTATCAGTTCGTAGCACGATCGAGGGCCGCATGGCCGCACTTGCTGACGTCATCGGCACCAATAGCACCGCAGCCCTTTCGTTCAGGGATCAAAAGGCAGCCAGCGAAACGCTCGCCGCCCTTCGCCAAGAACCTCACATCGTGTCCGCCTTCACGATAGATGGTGATCAGAATATCTTTGCCACATACACCAGTCCCATGCACGCTGGTTCCACATCGAGCTCTTTGCAAATACTCAACAGCATAGAATTAGTGACAGCACGGCAGAGTCACATTGTCGATGGCTATCTTGAGGTCTTAACGCCGATCTTCTTTGATGGACAGCGCATTGGCTGGATCTTGCTCCGATCGGACCTCAAAGAACTCGACGAGCGCCTCAAGCGGTCTGTAGGAATTGCCATTGTGATCCTTTTCGTATCCGGGCTTTTCGCGCTCTTCATTTCTGGAAAACTCCAACGCATTATCACCGTCCCGCTCCTCCATTTGGTCGCCACCATGCGGGAAGTGTCTGAGAAAAAAGATTACTCTCTACGGGCCGCCTCATTATCCACTCACGATGAGATCGATGTGCTCTCCAATGGACTAAACGCCATGTTGGCGCAGATTCAGATACAACATGAGCAACTGGCTCAGCACAGGGAAGAGCTGGAAACGAAGGTGACCGAGCGCACCCGCGACCTCGTCGAGGCAAAAAATACGGCCGAAGCGGCTAGTGTTGCTAAATCGCAGTTTCTCGCGAACATGAGTCATGAAATCCGAACGCCAATGAATGGCGTCTTGGGTATGACAGAGCTCTTACTGACCACCCAGTTGAATCAGCGCCAACGTCACATGGTCGATAGCGTTCATCGGTCCGGTACCGCCCTCCTGGGGATTATCAACGACATTCTGGACTTTTCAAAGATTGAAGCGGGCAAACTTGAGCTAGATCAGATTCAATTCGACCTCCGTCAGACCATCGAGGAGGCCGTGGATCTCTTTTCCAAACCGGCAGGGGAAAAGAGGTTGGAATTGACCTGTTTTATACCAGCAGAGACGCCCCATACAGTGGTCGGCGACCCAATGCGACTCAGACAAGTGCTGCTGAACCTCTTGAGCAATGCCGTGAAGTTCACAGAACGAGGGGAAGTCTCTCTGCGAATTCACTGTCTGTCCAAGAAAGCTGAACAGGTGACCTTGAAATGCGAAGTGCAGGACACAGGGATCGGCATCTCAGAAGAAGCCCGGAGGCGTCTCTTTGCCGCGTTTTCTCAGGCCGACGGCTCGACCACACGCCGGTTCGGAGGCACAGGGCTCGGCTTGGCAATCGCGAAACAATTGGTTCACTTGATGGGTGGCGAGGTCGGTCTCGAGAGCGTACCAGGCCAAGGCTCCACCTTTTGGTTCACGATGCAGTTGAAATACGAGGCCAGACACCAGCCATCAGATGCGACAGCGGCTCAATCCCTTGCCGGTATCCGGATCCTCATCGTCGACGACAACGCCACCAATCGGTTTATCCTGGAATCCCAGTTGAAGACCTGGGGGGCCGAACCCATCAGCGCCGCCAGTGCAACGGCTGCATTAGAACAGCTGAACCAGGCCGCGATCGAACGCAAGCCCATCGACATGGCCATTCTGGACATTCACATGCCTGACATCGACGGCATCATGCTGTCACGAATGATCAAGACCAATCCTCTTTTTAGTCATATTCCTTTGTTGGCACTCAGTTCGGTCGACCAAGAGTCGTCAACGGATGAGACCGCCGGTGGATCGACCTTTTTCGCATGGCTCAGGAAACCGGCCAGACAGTCTCTACTTCGAGAATGTTTACTGCGGCAACGATACGCCTTGCCAGACACAGGGCCGCTCACAAAAGAACTGGAGCCAAGACCAGCCATCATTGGAGGTCACCTTCTTCTCGCTGAAGACAATCCGGTCAACCGCGAAGTGGCAGTGGGAATGCTGGAACTCCTCGGGTGCCGAGTCGACATCGCCGAGCATGGCCGCCAAGCCGTTGAGGCTGTCTCAAAACGCCGCTATGATCTCGTCTTGATGGACTGTCAGATGCCTGAGATGGATGGATTCGCCGCTACCGCTGCCATTCGACGGCATGAACAATCCACCGGTGCCGGCCGGCATGTTCCCATCATCGCTCTGACTGCAAACGCTATGGAAGGCGATCGGGAGAAATGCGTGGCGGCTGGGATGGACGACTATCTTTCAAAACCATTTTCGCAGGCAGGCCTGCAAGCCGCCATCCGACGGTGGATGGACACGAGGCCAACCGATTCGTTACCCTCCCATCCGACACTCAGTAAACAGCGCACTTCGACAACCTCCACAGAAATTCCCGTCATTGATGAAGCCGTCTGGGAGAATCTGCTGGCCATGGAACGAGCAGGCCGTTCGGATGCCCTGCACAAGATTCTCTCACTCTACCTCTTAGATTCGAAGCGCCTCATGGGAGTACTTCAGGCCGCAATCCAGACAGGAAACGAGGCTGCGCTCAGGGACGGCGCACACCAATTGAAATCATCGAGCGCTCAGGTCGGGGCGCTAGCCGCCAGTGTTCAGGCCGGAGAGATCGAGCGCCTCGCGCGACAACAGCAATTGGATGCCGCTGCTGATCTGCTTGGTCCGCTCAATGAAAGTGTGGAGCTGGCCTGCAAGGTTTTCATCGCTAAGATGCAGGCGCGAGCGGCATAA
- a CDS encoding IS30 family transposase, giving the protein MGHYHRLTLMEREELSRMFAAGYSLRATAHALQRAPSTLSRELTRHRTSPVTYRAVPAHQRATRWAHQPRKPRKLAADLRLRRAVLARLAQRWSPEQIAHSLRQQYPQDPARQISHEAIYGYLYGLPPDTVKRALTRHLRRRHRFRRPHKVRLSSHAVQEMVSIDDRPAEVAARVVPGHWEGDLLVGHANASALGTLVERTTRFTLLVPLKAKHATAVRRAFVRAIRTLPPQLRRSLTYDQGQEMRDHRRFTTQTQMPVYFAHPHSPWERGTNENTNGLLRQFFPAGTHFNKVSRGEIKRVQAMLNDRPRKILNWHSPAHAFHHLLR; this is encoded by the coding sequence ATGGGACACTATCACCGATTGACTCTTATGGAACGTGAAGAACTCAGTCGCATGTTCGCCGCCGGGTATAGTTTACGTGCAACGGCTCACGCCCTGCAGCGCGCGCCTAGCACGCTGTCACGTGAACTCACTCGGCACCGCACCAGCCCGGTGACCTATCGCGCGGTGCCAGCCCATCAACGGGCGACTCGGTGGGCCCATCAGCCACGGAAACCCCGGAAGCTTGCGGCGGACCTCCGACTCCGCCGAGCGGTCTTGGCCCGACTGGCACAACGCTGGTCGCCAGAACAGATTGCCCACAGTTTGCGCCAGCAGTATCCTCAAGATCCCGCGAGGCAGATTTCGCATGAAGCCATCTATGGCTATCTCTATGGGTTACCCCCCGACACCGTTAAGCGCGCCCTCACTCGGCACCTCCGGCGGCGGCATCGTTTTCGGCGGCCCCACAAGGTCCGGCTCTCCTCGCATGCCGTCCAGGAGATGGTCAGCATTGATGACCGACCAGCCGAAGTAGCTGCGCGTGTCGTGCCGGGCCATTGGGAAGGCGACTTGCTCGTCGGCCATGCCAATGCCTCGGCGCTCGGGACGCTCGTCGAACGCACAACACGGTTTACCCTGCTGGTCCCGCTGAAGGCCAAGCATGCGACCGCCGTACGACGGGCCTTTGTCCGGGCTATCCGGACACTGCCGCCGCAGCTCCGCCGGTCTCTCACGTATGACCAGGGGCAGGAGATGCGCGACCATCGGCGCTTTACCACCCAGACACAGATGCCGGTCTACTTTGCGCATCCCCACTCTCCCTGGGAACGGGGCACCAACGAAAACACCAACGGGCTCCTACGGCAGTTCTTTCCCGCCGGGACCCACTTTAACAAGGTGTCACGAGGCGAGATCAAGCGAGTGCAGGCAATGCTCAACGATCGGCCACGGAAAATTCTGAACTGGCACAGCCCCGCGCATGCATTTCACCACCTGTTGCGTTAG
- a CDS encoding RtcB family protein, translating to MKLNTDMRVNRVTDEVWEIPVTEKAGMLVPARIYATPGILQTMDRGVFDQVTNVACLPGIARYALCMPDGHWGYGFPIGGVAAFDTRSGIISPGGVGYDVNCGMRLIRTDLTLEDVQPKLDRLMTELFRRVPAGVGAAGFIRLNRSSFKGVMTRGARWCIEEGYGWHRDLAHIEEGGCIAGADPSNVSDHAVGRGINQLGTLGSGNHYLEVQVVSNDRVFDPETATALGITGQGQIVVMVHCGSRGFGHQVASDYLKVFEKAMRRYGISVKDPQLACAPFRSPEGQDYFSAMNCAANTAFANRQVITHQIREAFAAVFGLSAEELGMELVYDVAHNIAKVERYPEGDLLVHRKGSTRAFGPGSPDLPWDFQKTGQPVICGGSMETGSYLLVGTDRAVAETFGSTMHGSGRTMSRAQAKKAIRGEQLQQEMKQRGILVKAVSMSGLAEEAGFAYKNISDVVETVDRAGITKKVAELRPIGNIKG from the coding sequence ATGAAATTGAATACTGATATGCGGGTCAATCGGGTGACCGATGAGGTGTGGGAGATCCCCGTCACTGAGAAAGCAGGGATGCTGGTACCTGCGCGGATCTATGCCACGCCGGGTATTTTACAGACGATGGACCGCGGTGTTTTCGATCAAGTCACCAATGTGGCTTGTCTCCCTGGTATTGCGCGCTATGCGCTCTGCATGCCGGACGGGCATTGGGGCTATGGGTTTCCCATCGGGGGTGTTGCCGCGTTCGATACCAGGTCGGGAATTATTTCTCCCGGAGGGGTCGGGTATGACGTCAATTGTGGGATGCGTCTGATCCGCACGGATTTGACCTTGGAAGATGTGCAACCGAAACTGGATCGTCTCATGACCGAATTATTCCGGCGTGTGCCGGCCGGCGTCGGGGCAGCAGGCTTCATCCGATTGAACCGAAGTTCGTTCAAAGGGGTGATGACACGAGGTGCTCGCTGGTGCATTGAAGAAGGCTATGGCTGGCATCGGGATCTTGCGCACATTGAAGAAGGCGGTTGTATCGCAGGTGCTGATCCGTCCAACGTCAGCGATCATGCGGTGGGGCGGGGGATCAATCAGCTGGGGACACTGGGCTCTGGGAATCATTACTTGGAAGTGCAGGTTGTTTCGAACGACCGGGTGTTCGATCCTGAGACGGCTACGGCGTTGGGCATTACCGGCCAGGGTCAGATTGTGGTGATGGTCCACTGCGGGTCCCGTGGGTTTGGCCATCAGGTTGCCAGCGACTATCTCAAAGTATTTGAGAAGGCGATGCGGCGGTATGGGATCTCTGTGAAGGATCCGCAACTCGCGTGCGCTCCGTTTCGTTCACCAGAAGGACAGGACTATTTCTCCGCCATGAACTGTGCAGCCAATACGGCCTTTGCCAACCGACAAGTCATCACCCATCAGATTCGCGAAGCATTCGCAGCTGTGTTTGGGCTGTCGGCTGAGGAGTTGGGCATGGAGTTGGTCTATGATGTCGCTCATAATATCGCCAAGGTTGAGCGCTATCCCGAAGGAGATCTATTGGTTCACCGCAAGGGATCAACCAGAGCGTTCGGCCCGGGGAGCCCGGATTTGCCGTGGGATTTTCAGAAAACTGGCCAGCCGGTGATTTGCGGAGGATCGATGGAGACCGGTTCCTATCTTCTGGTCGGTACAGACCGAGCCGTCGCTGAGACATTCGGGTCTACGATGCATGGCTCAGGGCGGACGATGTCGCGGGCACAGGCCAAGAAAGCGATTCGTGGCGAACAGCTTCAGCAGGAAATGAAACAGCGTGGCATCCTTGTCAAAGCCGTATCCATGTCAGGTTTGGCGGAAGAGGCCGGGTTCGCATACAAGAATATTTCTGATGTCGTCGAGACGGTCGACCGTGCAGGTATTACTAAAAAGGTGGCGGAACTGCGTCCAATCGGGAACATAAAGGGGTAA